A genome region from Arachis duranensis cultivar V14167 chromosome 6, aradu.V14167.gnm2.J7QH, whole genome shotgun sequence includes the following:
- the LOC107492869 gene encoding zinc finger protein 8, producing MDKAERETHDFMNVDSFSQLPFIRPAPPPKEKGIRLFGIEFGDTSPISTVQESESADTTTNENSNNNLENNNNNNNNGESSRRFECHYCCRNFPTSQALGGHQNAHKRERQHAKRQHLQSAMVHGSLAEGHHQVYGFMNYRFGSFGSSPTMAAYPTWNNSSHNNTGVGRFYGTSSSYSSSSPSSSHHQQPPINGNPLSVWRIPNGGGGSNNPILGRERGFPLLAGEEVNARIGATRVELSPNNNNGSQNGYVYDSKTSVSDHVSLDLHL from the coding sequence ATGGACAAAGCTGAGAGAGAGACGCACGACTTCATGAACGTCGACTCTTTCTCTCAGCTTCCCTTCATCCGCCCTGCTCCGCCCCCTAAAGAAAAGGGCATCAGACTCTTCGGCATAGAATTTGGCGACACTTCGCCAATTTCTACTGTCCAAGAGTCTGAATCCGCTGACACAACCACTAACgaaaacagcaacaacaacttagagaataataacaacaacaacaacaacggcGAGAGTAGCCGGAGGTTCGAATGCCACTACTGCTGTAGAAACTTTCCGACTTCTCAAGCCCTCGGCGGACACCAAAACGCACACAAGAGAGAGAGGCAACACGCGAAACGACAACACCTTCAGTCAGCCATGGTTCACGGTTCCCTCGCCGAAGGCCACCACCAAGTTTACGGATTCATGAACTACAGGTTCGGATCTTTCGGTTCTTCTCCAACAATGGCTGCTTATCCTACATGGAATAACAGTAGCCACAACAACACCGGCGTCGGAAGGTTCTACGGAACCTCGTCatcatattcttcttcttctccttcttcttctcatcaTCAACAGCCACCCATCAATGGTAACCCCTTGTCCGTGTGGCGAATCCCTAACGGTGGTGGTGGTAGTAACAACCCTATCTTGGGGCGCGAACGGGGGTTTCCTTTGCTTGCAGGGGAAGAAGTGAACGCAAGAATAGGAGCAACGAGGGTGGAATTAAGtcccaataataataatggttcaCAAAACGGGTATGTTTATGACTCCAAAACAAGCGTTAGTGACCATGTCAGCTTGGATCTTCATCTGTAA